The following is a genomic window from Gammaproteobacteria bacterium.
GATTCTGGGCGGTGGGCACCTGCTCGGCGTTGAGTTCCACGCCCAGATCGCCGCGCGCCACCATGATGGCGTCGGCGGCCTCCAATATGGCCGAGGCGTTGTTAAGGGCCTCCGGTTTTTCAATTTTGGCGATGATGCCGACGTGCGCTTTTCTGGCGCGGATAAGCGCGCGCAATTCATCGAGATCGGAGGCGCGGCGCACGAAGGACAATGCCAGAAAATCCACGCCCAGCTTGAGTGCGAACTCGGCGTCGAGGCGATCCTTGTCCGTGAGCGACGGCGCGGAAACCTGTACGTGCGGCAGATTGATGCCCTTGTGATTCTTGAGCAGTCCGCCATGGATCACCGAGCACGTGATTTCGGTGCCGTCGATGCGCCCGACCTGCAGCTCCAGCACGCCGTCATTGATGAGGATGCGATCACCGGGCTTGACGTCGCGGGCCAGGGCTTCGTACTGCGAGGGGATTAAACCGGGCTCACCCGGCACGTCGCGGGTGGTGACGGTGACGGTTTCGCCGGGCGTCAGGGTAATCTGCCCGTCGCGAAATTTGCCGGTGCGGATCTTGGGGCCGCACAGATCGGCAAACACGGCAACGGGTTGCTTCAGTTCATCGGCGATCGCGCGCACGCGCTCGTAAATACGCGCGTGACCATCGTGATCGCCGTGCGACATGTTGAGACGGATGACATTGACGCCCGCCTCGATCAGTTTGCGGATCACTTTAGATTCAGAAGAGGCCGGCCCCAGGGTGGCGATGATCTTGGTGCGCCGGTATTTGAGTAGTTGGACGTCGGTAATGACAGTCATATTTTCCACTCAGTTGCTGCCACCAGTGGAAATCCCCCTTCGTCCCCTAAGGCACCGCTCGCCCTGAGGTATCGAAGGGCGAATACAACATATCGCAACACAAACCGTTCATGCTTCGATACGCGCAGCGTACCTTGGCCTGAGCTTGTCGAAGGCTCGGCACGAACGGTTTTCATATGCCAGGGATGTAAAGGGTTCGAAACGATAATTTTTGGCTTAGAACGGGATGTCGTCGTCGAAATCATCCTTGGGGGCGGATGCCGCCGGTGCCGGGGCGGATTTGGGGGCGGAGCTTGCGCGCGACGTTTCGCCGCCGGCGCGGCTGTCCGGAGAACCGCCGCCGCCGCGGCCGCCGAGCATCTGCATTTCGTTGGCGACAATCTCGGTGGTATAACGATCCTGCCCTTCCTTGTCCTGCCACTTGCGGGTCTGCAGGCGGCCCTCGACGAAAACCTGCGAGCCTTTCTTGAGATATTCGCCGACGATCTCGGCGAGCTTGCCGAAGAACACGACGCGGTGCCACTCGGTGCGCTCCTGATTCTCGCCCGTGGCCTTGTCCTTCCAGTTTTCCGAGGTGGCGATGCTGACATTGGCCACCGCGCTGCCGCTGGCGGTGTATTTCACCTCCGGATCATTGCCCAGGTTGCCGATCAGAATCACTTTGTTGATGCCGCGCGCCATGCGTATTCCCCCTTGCCGAGTTTCGACACAGGTTATCATCATTTACGGCATTTGCGGATAGCCAGTACTGTTAAGAACAACGACACCGCGGCGCAGAACCACAGCACCGCCGGATTGCCATAATGCTCGCTGATCAGGCCGCCGCTGGCGCCGCCTAAAAAGATGCCGAGGTACTGACTGGTGGAGAACACGCCCAGCGCCGCGCCCTTGCGCGCCGCCGGCGCCGCCCGCGACACCCGGCTCGGAAGGTTGCCTTCCAGAAAGGTGAAGGCACTGAAGAAGGCGAGCAGACCCAGCGTCAGTTCGATGGCGCTGCCGTGCCACAAGGCCATGCCGGTGAATGCCAGCGGCAGTACGGTGACCGCGCCTGCAAATATCGCGTCCGCCCGCGGGCTGCGATCCACGCGACGCAGGAGCGGCAGCACAAGGATCGTCGCCCCCACAAGGGCCGGCAGATAGACATGCCAGTGCTGCGCGCGCGGCAGCCCCGCCGCATCCCGCAATAACACCGGCACGGACACGAACATGGCCATCTGCAACAGATGCAGCAGCAGGACGCTGCCGTTAAGAAAGGTCAAATCCGGGTCCAGCAACACCCCCGAGAATGAACCCACACCCTCGGCAGGCGCCGCCTCGGGCATCGCCGGGATGCCGAACAGAACGAAGATGGACCCCAGACCGAGTACGCTCGCCAGCCAGAACAGGCCGCTCATGCCCAGATGCGGGTCGAGCACAGGCCCCAGTACGAAGGCCAGCGAAAACGAGGTGCCGATGCTGATGCCGATGATGGCCAGCGCCTTGGTTCGCTGGCTGTCGCGGGTGGCATCGGCGGCCAGTGCCATGAGCGCCCCGGCGACCGCACCCGCTCCCTGCAGGGCGCGCCCCGCGATTACCGTGTAGATGCTCGTGGCCAGGGCGGCGATGCCGGTGCCGATTGCGCTCAGCAAAAGACCCACGATGATGATGGGCTTGCGGCCGTAACGGTCGGAAAGCGCCCCAAAGGGGATTTGCAAAATACCCTGCGTCAGGCCGTGTACTCCCAGCGCGAGGCCGATGAGCGTGGCGGTCGAACCGCGGTAATCGGCGGCGTGCAGGGCCAGCACCGGCGTGATCATGAACAATCCCAGCATGCGCAGGAAGAATATGCCGGCTATGTTGAAGGTTGCGCCCAGTTCGGCGCGGGTCATCTTTTCGGCGGTCATGAATTCAAGGCAGTGGGGCTTTGCGTCGAAGGTGAAACTGACCGTATAGTACCAGTTTGCCTTCGATCTTTGGTGAAAGTTACATGGATTTAATCCGCATCCGCGGCGCCCGCACGCACAACCTGAAGAACATCGATCTCGACCTGCCGCGCGACCGGCTGATCGTGTTCACGGGTCTGTCCGGCTCCGGCAAATCCTCGCTCGCCTTCGACACGCTGTACGCCGAGGGCCAGCGGCGCTATGTGGAATCGCTGTCGGCCTATGCGCGGCAGTTTTTGTCGATGATGGAAAAGCCCGACGTCGATCACATCGAGGGGCTGTCGCCGGCGATTTCCATCGAACAGAAATCCACCTCGCACAATCCGCGTTCGACGGTCGGCACCATCACCGAGATCTACGATTACCTGCGTCTGCTGTATGCCCGCGTCGGAGAACCGCGCTGCCCCGATCATGGTGTGACGCTGGCGGCGCAGACGGTGAGCCAGATGGTGGACCAGGTGCTGAATGAACCGGAGGACACGCGGCTGATGCTGCTGGCGCCGGTGGTGCAGGGCCGCAAGGGCGAACACGAGCAGATCTTCGCCAACCTGCAGCGGCAGGGCTTTCTGCGCGCCCGCGTCGATGGCCGCATGATAGAGCTGGACGACCCGCCTGCGCTGGACCTGCGCCGCAAGCACGACATCGAAGTGGTCGTGGATCGCTTCAAGGTGCGGGCCGATCAGAAGCAGCGACTGGCGGAGTCGTTCGAGACTGCGCTCGCGCTGTCGGACGGCATCGCCAAGATTGCCTGGATGGATGACGAGAAACGTGCGTCGCTGGTGTTCTCCGCGCGTTTCGCCTGCCCGCATTGCGGCTACTCCCTGAGCGAGCTGGAGCCGCGGCTGTTCTCGTTCAACAATCCGCACGGCGCCTGCTCGG
Proteins encoded in this region:
- a CDS encoding MFS transporter encodes the protein MTAEKMTRAELGATFNIAGIFFLRMLGLFMITPVLALHAADYRGSTATLIGLALGVHGLTQGILQIPFGALSDRYGRKPIIIVGLLLSAIGTGIAALATSIYTVIAGRALQGAGAVAGALMALAADATRDSQRTKALAIIGISIGTSFSLAFVLGPVLDPHLGMSGLFWLASVLGLGSIFVLFGIPAMPEAAPAEGVGSFSGVLLDPDLTFLNGSVLLLHLLQMAMFVSVPVLLRDAAGLPRAQHWHVYLPALVGATILVLPLLRRVDRSPRADAIFAGAVTVLPLAFTGMALWHGSAIELTLGLLAFFSAFTFLEGNLPSRVSRAAPAARKGAALGVFSTSQYLGIFLGGASGGLISEHYGNPAVLWFCAAVSLFLTVLAIRKCRK
- the ssb gene encoding single-stranded DNA-binding protein, producing MARGINKVILIGNLGNDPEVKYTASGSAVANVSIATSENWKDKATGENQERTEWHRVVFFGKLAEIVGEYLKKGSQVFVEGRLQTRKWQDKEGQDRYTTEIVANEMQMLGGRGGGGSPDSRAGGETSRASSAPKSAPAPAASAPKDDFDDDIPF
- the pyk gene encoding pyruvate kinase translates to MTVITDVQLLKYRRTKIIATLGPASSESKVIRKLIEAGVNVIRLNMSHGDHDGHARIYERVRAIADELKQPVAVFADLCGPKIRTGKFRDGQITLTPGETVTVTTRDVPGEPGLIPSQYEALARDVKPGDRILINDGVLELQVGRIDGTEITCSVIHGGLLKNHKGINLPHVQVSAPSLTDKDRLDAEFALKLGVDFLALSFVRRASDLDELRALIRARKAHVGIIAKIEKPEALNNASAILEAADAIMVARGDLGVELNAEQVPTAQNQLINMARAKNKPVIVATQMLESMIENVRPTRAEVTDVSHAVAAGTDAVMLSAETAAGKHPIAAVEMMTRIAKQAEAFQFWQRKRTKVSTIKQKGPIPFGDAVADAAARLSYDLDARAVLVLSSSGMSAVTVSASRPWAPIVGISANAATCRRMNLMWGIVPILIPEVSDDNAIQIGRRVVQELGLAKPGEYILLIRGFHGDPQLNTPSITLLAV